Part of the Spirochaetia bacterium 38H-sp genome, ATTGCCTGCACCGTCTCAATATGACTATGATGAGACATTGTAGATACAACACCGAAAAAATCACCCGGCTTAAGAATATTGCCACCTTCTTCTTCTACAACCTCAGTTTCTCTAGTAAGCCTAACATTACCACTTCTTATTATATAAAAATAATCAGCGTCCTGTTTTCCTTCTACCGTGATATATGCATCTTTTCTAAAATTTACTACTGATAGCTGTAAAGGGTCACCCATCTTACTTCCTGAAGAAAAGTCTTCTTTTTGTAGTATAAGAGCTTGTATCTTTGCTTGTCAATCAATTAGAAATAAATTAAGCCATTTTTAGTAAACTCCGGCAACAGCAACATTAAAGAATATATCACTTATAGAAGAATTTCTCAATTCATAAGAATATTCCCATAATGCAGGCAGAAAAGCATTCTTCTGTTTCTGAGAGCCCGGTATCATGGCAGGAAAAGCATCACCTTCTCTAAACATAAGAAGATGCTGAGCAGAAAGTCCCCCAAGAAAATATAAGTCTTTTGCTTTATCAGAATCTGATGGTATTGATACCGCTTCAAATGGAGCCGTTGGATCAACAGGCACCCATCCCATGGCCGGCAAAGCTGCTTCTGCCCAATAGTACCAGCTCAGATTACCACCACTTTGCAGCAAAATACCGCCGACAACACGTGCAGGGACATCGCCTGCTCTCAACAGCTGGACCAATAACCTGGCTCTTCCCAAAGAATCAGAAAGCCCGGATTGCAAAACAGCATCAAGACTATTCCCCGCAGACTTCCTGTATCCTATTCTGTCTCTGACAAATATATAACACTTCCATACCCACTCATAAGGACTATAATCTTTGGAATCAAAAAGAGAAGCTATAAGATTATTTTTTTTATCTATAAATATATTCTTCTGCCATATAGTATACCGATCTTTTTCATCCGCAGAAAAACGGGCATTCTCGTCTACATCCGATGTCCATACGGGATAAATATCAAGAACTATCCCTCTTTTTATAGCAACAGTCTGTGTCCTGGAAAATCTATAGGCAATATTATTTTTATCTCTTAAGTACGGTGGTATATTCTCCTCCAAAACACGTATATTTCTCTGCCAAAATGTCTTGGCGATACCAGGAAGCCATACTATGGCAGCACCAGACTCAGCAGCAGATACGGAGAAACTCATGTCAAACTCAAGAGAATAAGTAAGAGCATTTCCGGCATAAAATCGTCCTCCCGAATCGTTGACATCTACAAAAATTCCATTGGTCCTATTCTCACCGTCAGATATAAAAACCTCTCCGGAGGTTGCAGCCTCAGGCAGAAAAAACTCTATCTTATCGGACTCCCATTTTATTACATAATCATTAGGGACAGGATAAAAAACATCATCTGAGCTCTTTGCAATATCCTTTCCTATCCATGTCACATAGATAGTGCCTCTATCTTTAAAAGTATCAAGATTGTGCCCCATAACAACAACTTTGGAAGCAAGAGACAACACCTCTGGTTTTATATCTGTAATCTCGGCAGCAATAACGGACTTTCCCTCTGGTCTTGGAATATCCGACTTGAGAGCAAAAAGTATCCTATTGCTATTTTTATCTTTTGCCGTAAAAACCTGTACAAATCCAGAACTAACTCCAACAGGCAATTTTGCCCTTATAAGCCTGTCTGACCATAATAAAAGGGAAGAGTTTAATAATTGCATATCTCCAACTATGACTCTACCACGTTCTTTGCCAAAGCCATGACCCTTTATCTCTATAATATCTCCTGGACTTGCTATATTAGGAGTAACAGTATATATAGTAGGGTTATAAAAAAAAAGAAACAAGAAGACAAAAAGTACAAGCAAAATGCAAATAGCTATATATAATCGTATCCTATTCATTAGAACCCCACTGCTTTTTATTTAAAAATGATATCAGTTAGAAAGATTTTTATAAAGACTTATTTTGATGCATTTTCTTTTATCGCGTTGGAGGCAGAAGGTGGTTTATGTGATTCCTCATTATCCGTATCGTCTATCCATATCTCTATCTCAAGCCTGTACAAAGACTCATCTTCTGCCTTAAGCTCAACCTTACCCAGAGGAAAAAATATAATCTTCTCTCCAAGGTTGAGGGGAATCTGCTTTACCGTAGCAAGATACTTTAAGGCATCCTCCCCTGTCTGAGAACACCACACCTGACCTTCTGCCAAAACAATAAATGAGCCGTCTTTTTTCTTAAAAGGAGTAAGCCTCGCTAAGACAACAATATCCTTGCTGATCAATTTTACAGTAACAGCTTTTCCAGGGATGGTAATCTTGGATTTATTAACCTGCCATTTTATATTCTCAAGTCCCACAAGCTTGGTGGATATATTTATCTTAAGCACATCCTCTATATCGCTGAGTATAGTTTCGTCATCGTCCGCAAGGACAGGAAATATTAATATCGTAAAAAAGGCAAAAGCAATAAAACGCCTTAACATATCATCTTCCTCCGCCTGCTCTCAGAAAGACCGGCTGACCTTGAATTCCCGTACTATCCATAGAAGGAAGTTCTATTACAACATCTTCGGAGTTTGAATCATCAAGAATTTTGCTTAGATCAGCTTTATTACCAGAGACAGAAACAGCCATAACATCCTCATTATTAGCAGAAGAAGACGCTATAACAGGAGAAGTAAAACCAACTGTTATACCAACAATAAGGCCCAGACCAATTATGGAAATCATAAGAAGAGAAACAAAAACAGGAATAGGAACAAAAACTCCTCGTATTGTAGGCCTGTGTTTAAGCTTCTCAATACTTCTATCAAGTCTGGCTCGTACTCTTATCCTGGCATTTTCTACAATATCTTCCGGAACATCATAAGGAGGGATAGAGAAACCCTGTGCTACTTTATCCCCTCCCGATTTCTCGGTATTGAAAAGAATTTCTTTACTCATAGGCTTCCTCCGGAAGAAAGTAATTCTGCCAGTTTGTTCCTTGCTCTAAAAATTCTTATTTTTACATTATTTTCTGTAATATTCATAACCTCCGCAATATCCCTATAAGAAAGCCCCTCATACTCCCTCAGAATAAGAGGAACTCTTAGTTTATATGGCAGCTGCTCTATCTTGGCTCTGACTTCTTGTGCGACTTCCTTATCAACAAATCTGCCTTCCTCGCTCTGCTCTTTATAAGGGATTTCCTTATAAAGCTTGTTTAACAACTTCCCTTCTCTCTGTTTTTTTTTGAGAAAGTTATATGTCATGTTCTTTGCAACCCGCAGCAACCAATAGAGGGCCTGTTTATTGTCAGGTATCTCTTCCACTCTAGGATAGTATTTCAAAAAGGCCTCATGGCAAATATCCTCTGCCACGCTACTGTCTCCTGTCAACCTATAAACCATCCTGTAAATAATAGAGAAGCTCTCATTGTATACTTGCTCAAAAATCTCATCTCTTATCATATTATAAACAATTTTCCGCTTTTATTGTTACCTTATTGTTACCAATCTTTTGACACTTCCCAGACAGTTCCCTGAGGAGTATCCTTTATTATAATCCCTTTTTCCGCTAACAAGTTACGAATCCTATCAGCTTCCGAATAATTTTTTTCTTTTCTAAAAATCTCTCTCTGTCTAATTAGCTCCATATCCTCATCCGAAATTTTTGCAACAGCTTCTTTTGCTCCAATTTCCTTGACAAGAGACAAACCAAGAACCCTATCCATATCAGATACCAAAAGCGCCTTATCTGTATCCGACAGAAAAGAATCCTTTATAACAGACCACAACACAGCTATTGCTCTTGGAGAATTAAGGTCATTACTGATATAGTCCACAAATTGATCCCTATAGGAAAGAGCCTTATCAGACATATCTTTATCAGCCCAGTTATCATCTGGTTTAAGAGAACTTATCTTTTCTATAAGAGACCTTCTTGCATTTTTTGCGGACTCAAGAGCAGAAAAGGAAAAAACCAGCTGACTTCTGTAATGAGCACCAAGACAATAATATCTATAATCCAGAGGAGAAAAGCCCTTTTCCGTGAGAACAGAGAGAGTAAGGAAATTGCCGGAAGACTTGGACATCTTACCCGAGTCAAGAACAAGAAACTCTCCATGAAGCCAATATCTTACCCATGGCGTTTTCCCTGTTGCTCCTTCGCTCTGTGCAATCTCATTGGTATGATGTACAGGTATATGATCTATTCCTCCACAGTGGATATCAAACTGCTCTCCAAGATACTTCATACTCATAGCAGAACACTCAAGATGCCAACCGGGATAGCCCCTTCCCCATGGAGAATCCCATACCATAGCCTGATTTTCAAACTTGGACCTTGTAAACCACAGAACAAAATCTCTAGGATTCTTCTTGCTTTTATCAACAGCAACCCTGGCTCCTGCCTTTAGCTCCTGTCTATCAAGAAGAGCAAGCTTGCCATAGTCCGGAAACGTCGCAGTATCATAATATACATTACCTTCCGAGACATAAGTATGTCCATTTTTTTCTAGCCTTTTGACCAAGTCTATCATCTCCGGTATATGCTCTGTTGCACGACAGACCACAGTGGGCATAAGTATATTAAGCTCTTTTATATCGTTAAAAAAAGCATCAGAAAAAAAGTGTGCAATATCCCACACACTCATACCCTTTTCCCGTGCACTCTTTATCATCTTATCCTCACCCTCATCTCCATCGCTCGTAAGATGCCCTACATCAGTTACATTCATAACATGCTTTACCTTATATCCGGCATATTCCAGCGTTCTCCTCAACAAGTCTTCAAAGATATATGTACGCAAGTTACCTATATGAGCATAATTATATACAGTAGGACCACAAGCATACATCCCAACCGTATCTTTTTGCATGGGAGAAAAATCCTCTACCTTTCTACCCATACTGTTAAACAGCCTTATATCCATAAAAACTCCTCTGTCATATAGCAACTTTTGATAAAAAAAGATAATATTTTCTTGTGGTAAACGTACGTAAATTACTCAAAAAAATCAACATAAGCTCGGAGATACTATTTGATGAACCTATGAGCAATCATACGAGCTTTAAAGTAGGCGGCCCGGCAGACGCGTTTGCAGAACCGGCCGACACACTGGAGCTTATAAAGCTTATAAACATTTGCAGAGAAAACAACATTCCTCTTTTTATCCTTGGAGGTGGTGCCAACATAGTGGTATCTGACCGCGGCATAAGAGGTCTTGTAATAAGCACAACACGACTTTGCGCCATAAATATAAAAAACAA contains:
- a CDS encoding transglutaminase domain-containing protein — translated: MNRIRLYIAICILLVLFVFLFLFFYNPTIYTVTPNIASPGDIIEIKGHGFGKERGRVIVGDMQLLNSSLLLWSDRLIRAKLPVGVSSGFVQVFTAKDKNSNRILFALKSDIPRPEGKSVIAAEITDIKPEVLSLASKVVVMGHNLDTFKDRGTIYVTWIGKDIAKSSDDVFYPVPNDYVIKWESDKIEFFLPEAATSGEVFISDGENRTNGIFVDVNDSGGRFYAGNALTYSLEFDMSFSVSAAESGAAIVWLPGIAKTFWQRNIRVLEENIPPYLRDKNNIAYRFSRTQTVAIKRGIVLDIYPVWTSDVDENARFSADEKDRYTIWQKNIFIDKKNNLIASLFDSKDYSPYEWVWKCYIFVRDRIGYRKSAGNSLDAVLQSGLSDSLGRARLLVQLLRAGDVPARVVGGILLQSGGNLSWYYWAEAALPAMGWVPVDPTAPFEAVSIPSDSDKAKDLYFLGGLSAQHLLMFREGDAFPAMIPGSQKQKNAFLPALWEYSYELRNSSISDIFFNVAVAGVY
- a CDS encoding RNA polymerase sigma factor, whose amino-acid sequence is MIRDEIFEQVYNESFSIIYRMVYRLTGDSSVAEDICHEAFLKYYPRVEEIPDNKQALYWLLRVAKNMTYNFLKKKQREGKLLNKLYKEIPYKEQSEEGRFVDKEVAQEVRAKIEQLPYKLRVPLILREYEGLSYRDIAEVMNITENNVKIRIFRARNKLAELLSSGGSL
- the cysS gene encoding cysteine--tRNA ligase; this translates as MDIRLFNSMGRKVEDFSPMQKDTVGMYACGPTVYNYAHIGNLRTYIFEDLLRRTLEYAGYKVKHVMNVTDVGHLTSDGDEGEDKMIKSAREKGMSVWDIAHFFSDAFFNDIKELNILMPTVVCRATEHIPEMIDLVKRLEKNGHTYVSEGNVYYDTATFPDYGKLALLDRQELKAGARVAVDKSKKNPRDFVLWFTRSKFENQAMVWDSPWGRGYPGWHLECSAMSMKYLGEQFDIHCGGIDHIPVHHTNEIAQSEGATGKTPWVRYWLHGEFLVLDSGKMSKSSGNFLTLSVLTEKGFSPLDYRYYCLGAHYRSQLVFSFSALESAKNARRSLIEKISSLKPDDNWADKDMSDKALSYRDQFVDYISNDLNSPRAIAVLWSVIKDSFLSDTDKALLVSDMDRVLGLSLVKEIGAKEAVAKISDEDMELIRQREIFRKEKNYSEADRIRNLLAEKGIIIKDTPQGTVWEVSKDW